In Panicum virgatum strain AP13 chromosome 4N, P.virgatum_v5, whole genome shotgun sequence, a single window of DNA contains:
- the LOC120668515 gene encoding acyl-[acyl-carrier-protein] desaturase 4, chloroplastic-like, with the protein MPGLMAMMALAPSTLSVKRCFSCKEPPGTTMLLLKKRSSSSAHLLRRSLARGAATTATAAAIRDEEELMQRLAEDGWVDQHVLPLLTPVEEAWQPADLLPSFAASADEQRSQVAELQARAAAVPDDLLVCLVGNMITEEGLPTYMCMGNRVAGGSDATGCDGHAWARWLRGWTAEENRHGDLLNRYLYLCGRVDMRQVERTVHHLLRRGMRTMLRPSSAYHSLIYGAFQERATFVSHARTAGRAARHGDACLAKICGVIAADERRHEAAYTKTSARAFETNPDGMVRALAAVMRAKVTMPGELMTDGRDEHLFDHFSAVAQRSGVYTAADYGDMVEHFVRRWKVAELGADLSGEGRRAQDYVCGLPRKIRRMEELAHDRAAQMEAQSVSFSWVFDRPVRIR; encoded by the coding sequence ATGCCGGGGCTCATGGCGATGATGGCACTGGCACCATCGACCTTGTCAGTGAAGCGATGCTTCAGCTGCAAAGAGCCACCGGGCACGACGATGCTGCTGCTCAAGAAGCGCTCTTCTTCGTCAGCACACCTCCTTCGCCGCAGCTTGGCCCGGGGGGCAGCGACGACGgccaccgcggccgccattCGTGATGAGGAGGAGCTGATGCAGCGCCTGGCTGAGGACGGGTGGGTGGATCAGCATGTGCTGCCTCTGCTCACCCCTGTGGAGGAGGCCTGGCAGCCGGCCGACCTGCTGCCCTCCTTTGCCGCCTCTGCCGACGAGCAGCGGAGCCAGGTGGCGGAGCTCCaggcccgcgcggccgccgtgcCCGACGACCTCCTTGTCTGCCTCGTGGGCAACATGATCACGGAGGAGGGGCTGCCCACCTACATGTGCATGGGCAAccgcgtggccggcggcagcgacgcCACCGGCTGCGACGGCCACGCCTGGGCGCGCTGGCTGCGCGGCTGGACCGCCGAGGAGAACCGCCACGGCGACCTGCTCAACCGCTACCTCTACCTGTGCGGCCGCGTCGACATGCGGCAGGTGGAGAGGACGgtgcaccacctcctccgccgcggcatGCGCACGATGCTGCGGCCCTCCAGCGCCTACCACAGCCTCATCTACGGCGCCTTCCAGGAGCGCGCCACCTTCGTCTCCCACGCCCGcaccgccgggcgcgccgcgcgccacggcgacgcctGCCTCGCCAAGATCTGCGGCGTCATCGCCGCCGACGAGAGGCGCCACGAGGCCGCCTACACTAAAACCTCCGCCAGGGCCTTCGAGACAAACCCGGACGGCATGGTGCGGGCGCTCGCCGCCGTGATGCGCGCCAAGGTCACCATGCCCGGCGAGCTCATGACTGACGGCCGCGACGAGCACCTCTTCGATCACTTCTCGGCGGTTGCGCAGCGCTCGGGGGTGTACACAGCGGCGGACTACGGAGACATGGTGGAGCACTTCGTTCGCAGGTGGAaggtggcggagctcggcgcTGACCTgtccggcgaggggcggcgcgcgcaggACTACGTGTGCGGGCTGCCGCGCAAGATACGCAGGATGGAGGAGCTGGCCCACGACCGCGCGGCCCAAATGGAGGCCCAGTCCGTTAGCTTCAGTTGGGTGTTCGACAGGCCCGTCCGTATCCGCTGA